A window from Moritella yayanosii encodes these proteins:
- the hcp gene encoding hydroxylamine reductase, with product MFCIQCEQTVQTPVSKGCSYTQGMCGKTADVSDLQDVLVFNLQGVSFWAELARKYDIIDAEIDAWAPRAFFSTLTNVNFVPERITEYTEIAERYKIQLRTQVTAAAAAAGEELPELSPAAQFVLPATAEEVMNFAPEAAVNRGHDELHEDIIGLRLLCLYGLKGAAAYMEHANVLGQSDDAVNGEYHQIMAFLGTEPTDTDTLLETSMQIGLLNYRIMEMLDKGETDTFGHPRPTQVNVKPIAGKCILVSGHDLHDLEKILQQTEGKGINVYTNGEMLPAHGYPELNKYPHLVGNFGSAWQNQQKEFANFPGAIVMTSNCLINPNVGQYADRLFTRSIVGWPGVVHIEGDDFSQVIECALAQSGIAHTEIEHKITVGFGRNALLEAAPAVIKEVKAGNIKHFFLIGGCDGDKSERSYFTDLAVNTPKDSIILTLACGKYRFNKKEFGDINGIPRLLDVGQCNDTYSAIQLVLALAEEFDCGINELPLTIVLSWFEQKAIVVLLTLFALGFKGIYTGPTAPAFLTDNLIKALQDNFDMRSIGDVDTDLATMLSGK from the coding sequence ATGTTCTGTATTCAATGTGAGCAAACTGTTCAAACGCCTGTGTCTAAAGGCTGTTCTTATACTCAAGGTATGTGTGGTAAAACGGCGGACGTTTCAGACCTACAAGACGTTTTAGTATTTAATTTACAGGGCGTGTCTTTCTGGGCCGAACTAGCACGTAAATACGACATCATTGATGCTGAAATCGATGCTTGGGCACCACGTGCATTCTTCTCTACGTTAACCAACGTTAACTTTGTGCCAGAGCGTATTACTGAATACACTGAAATTGCAGAGCGTTACAAGATCCAACTACGCACACAAGTAACGGCGGCGGCGGCGGCGGCGGGTGAAGAGTTACCTGAATTATCTCCGGCAGCACAATTTGTATTACCAGCAACCGCTGAAGAAGTCATGAACTTTGCACCAGAAGCAGCGGTTAACCGTGGTCATGACGAATTACACGAAGACATCATTGGTCTGCGTTTATTATGCTTATACGGCCTTAAAGGTGCTGCAGCATACATGGAACACGCCAATGTACTTGGTCAAAGTGACGACGCAGTAAACGGCGAATATCATCAGATCATGGCATTCTTAGGCACTGAGCCGACGGATACGGATACGTTATTAGAAACATCGATGCAAATTGGTTTACTCAACTACCGCATTATGGAAATGCTAGACAAAGGTGAAACAGATACCTTTGGTCACCCACGACCAACGCAAGTAAACGTAAAACCGATTGCAGGTAAATGTATTCTGGTTTCTGGCCATGACTTACATGATTTAGAAAAGATCCTGCAACAAACTGAAGGCAAAGGCATCAATGTTTATACCAATGGTGAAATGTTACCTGCGCACGGTTACCCAGAACTGAATAAATACCCGCACTTAGTTGGTAACTTCGGTAGCGCTTGGCAAAATCAGCAAAAAGAATTTGCTAACTTCCCAGGTGCGATCGTGATGACATCTAACTGTCTAATCAATCCTAATGTGGGTCAATACGCAGATCGTCTATTCACCCGTAGTATTGTTGGCTGGCCTGGCGTTGTCCATATCGAAGGTGATGATTTCTCACAAGTGATCGAATGTGCCTTAGCACAATCGGGTATTGCGCACACCGAAATTGAACATAAGATCACAGTCGGTTTTGGCCGTAATGCATTATTGGAAGCGGCACCTGCCGTTATCAAAGAAGTGAAAGCGGGTAACATCAAACACTTCTTCTTAATCGGTGGTTGTGACGGTGATAAGTCAGAGCGCAGTTACTTCACTGATTTAGCCGTGAACACCCCGAAAGATTCGATTATATTAACCTTGGCTTGTGGTAAATACCGTTTCAACAAGAAAGAATTTGGCGATATTAATGGTATCCCACGTCTATTAGATGTTGGCCAATGTAACGATACTTACTCCGCTATCCAACTGGTATTAGCATTAGCAGAAGAGTTTGATTGTGGCATAAATGAATTACCGTTAACGATTGTATTGTCTTGGTTTGAACAGAAAGCCATTGTAGTGCTACTGACGTTATTTGCGTTAGGTTTCAAAGGTATTTATACCGGTCCTACAGCGCCAGCATTCTTAACTGACAACTTGATCAAAGCATTACAAGATAACTTTGATATGCGCAGTATTGGTGACGTTGATACTGATTTAGCGACAATGTTGTCTGGTAAATAG
- a CDS encoding substrate-binding domain-containing protein: MSLTDKGQLLLKKAQTTLDSALDLVNLAASNQHEIIGTFHLGINLTAKQIKLPELVENLQENCPGISLDIHQQSTGKTINEIREHQLDGGYIFGDIPDDFIGVAVMEQQITTVAPVTFDCSKIVTQADLNIHQWIMMGDYCPFDDFLKGILGNDIPSVLKTSDDGTRLALVKSGLGLSLLEIEEALLAERAGKVQIISAIDFPATLHFVIAKNRSHEPVISTLMQEIRILWRLKL; the protein is encoded by the coding sequence ATGTCGTTAACCGATAAAGGTCAGTTACTGTTAAAAAAAGCCCAAACCACACTCGATAGCGCTTTGGATTTAGTAAATCTGGCTGCGAGTAACCAACATGAAATAATAGGGACATTTCACTTAGGTATTAACTTAACCGCCAAGCAAATTAAACTACCTGAATTAGTCGAAAATTTACAAGAAAACTGTCCAGGTATCAGTTTGGATATTCACCAACAATCAACTGGGAAAACCATCAATGAGATTAGAGAACATCAATTAGATGGAGGTTATATTTTTGGTGATATTCCCGATGACTTTATCGGTGTAGCGGTTATGGAACAACAGATAACGACAGTGGCTCCAGTGACATTTGATTGTAGTAAAATAGTGACTCAAGCAGACCTTAACATCCACCAGTGGATAATGATGGGTGACTACTGTCCTTTTGATGATTTCTTAAAAGGGATACTTGGAAATGACATCCCTTCGGTATTAAAAACAAGTGATGACGGTACTCGACTAGCGTTAGTAAAAAGTGGTCTAGGGCTAAGTTTGCTAGAAATTGAAGAAGCTCTTTTGGCTGAAAGAGCCGGCAAAGTTCAAATAATCTCAGCTATCGACTTCCCAGCTACCCTACATTTTGTGATTGCTAAAAATAGATCTCACGAGCCAGTAATAAGTACATTAATGCAAGAAATTAGGATCTTGTGGCGTTTGAAATTGTAG
- a CDS encoding hybrid-cluster NAD(P)-dependent oxidoreductase, whose product MSSSNTPSSTLSPPVLKPLKLNSKLQAPTLSTLKLSTPKPASPKLTPPKLNFALGGSSSTNSAKLSSKLATPKLNLSLGETITKPSLKPAAWSPSTTPLVLVKRALETHDSMSFTFAAADQAQFDFKPGQFVTLAVNIDGKTHYRAYSISSVPQQKQLRLTIKRVPDGLVSNWLADNLTIGDSLSALNIAGQFNSTDCAHKSKLLLISAGCGITPVMSIAKTLLAHNSDADIEFLHCARDKDNVIFHDEMQTLLAQHKNFNVQLLLENSDGFASYSADVNAGNNALSHQTGMVSTDVIQQLYPDLNQRTIFLCGPVGFMKAVENIAQESDFDMANFFQESFTPAADNTQQDQISSGATETSVMLHVPDFAVEAEVIQGSLLLDALEKHGVPVIGACRAGVCGSCKCKVTKGSVKSTSTETLTADEIEQGFVLACSSTIEGDLAVALS is encoded by the coding sequence ATGTCTTCTTCAAATACGCCGTCTTCAACGCTTTCTCCACCAGTACTTAAGCCCCTAAAACTAAACAGCAAATTACAAGCACCAACGCTATCCACATTAAAACTATCTACACCTAAACCTGCATCACCAAAATTGACACCACCTAAGCTTAATTTTGCTCTCGGTGGCAGTAGCTCTACGAACTCAGCAAAACTATCATCAAAGCTTGCAACGCCAAAACTGAATTTATCACTTGGTGAAACAATCACAAAGCCAAGCTTAAAACCAGCAGCATGGTCGCCTTCAACAACGCCATTAGTGTTAGTTAAGCGTGCATTAGAAACCCATGACTCGATGAGCTTTACCTTTGCAGCAGCAGACCAAGCACAGTTTGATTTTAAGCCCGGTCAATTCGTTACCTTAGCCGTTAACATTGATGGCAAAACCCATTACCGCGCCTATTCAATAAGCTCTGTACCGCAACAAAAACAGTTACGTTTAACCATTAAACGCGTACCCGATGGTTTAGTCTCTAACTGGCTGGCAGATAACTTAACTATCGGTGATAGTTTGTCAGCATTAAACATTGCAGGTCAATTCAACAGTACCGATTGCGCCCATAAATCTAAACTACTACTTATCAGCGCAGGTTGTGGTATCACCCCAGTCATGTCGATAGCAAAAACATTATTAGCGCATAATAGCGATGCTGACATTGAATTCTTACATTGTGCCCGAGATAAAGACAACGTAATCTTTCATGATGAAATGCAGACTTTACTTGCTCAGCATAAAAACTTTAACGTGCAATTACTGTTAGAAAACAGTGACGGTTTTGCAAGTTACAGTGCTGATGTGAATGCAGGCAATAATGCATTGTCACATCAAACTGGCATGGTAAGCACCGACGTTATTCAACAGTTATACCCAGATCTAAACCAACGCACTATTTTCCTGTGCGGCCCTGTCGGCTTCATGAAAGCGGTTGAAAATATAGCCCAAGAAAGTGACTTTGATATGGCCAACTTCTTCCAAGAAAGCTTTACCCCTGCGGCGGATAATACCCAGCAAGACCAGATCTCATCAGGCGCAACAGAAACCAGTGTGATGTTACACGTCCCTGACTTTGCAGTTGAAGCAGAAGTAATTCAAGGTTCATTGTTATTAGATGCATTAGAAAAACATGGCGTTCCTGTTATTGGTGCATGTCGCGCTGGGGTTTGCGGTTCGTGTAAGTGTAAAGTAACCAAAGGCTCAGTAAAGTCAACCAGCACCGAAACACTCACTGCAGATGAAATTGAGCAAGGATTTGTATTAGCCTGCTCAAGTACCATCGAGGGCGATCTCGCTGTCGCACTCAGCTAA
- the hutC gene encoding histidine utilization repressor: MNSSPRYIQIQDFIHEKINSHVWLPGNKIPTELELTKQFNVSRMTVNKAIRDLVNQGLLTRTPRLGTFVCQKKVESSLSDIRNIADEIRQRGKIYSNKILRQVTIQANDEIAMRLGVKLDTSIFFSEIIHYEDDIALQLELRWVNPQFAPEYITQDFSLATPNEYLTKNCPLSSIEHTVEAVMPTQSIQQHLSLTALQPCLLLNRRTWSKQSLISVALLYHPADKYKLSLKAEI; encoded by the coding sequence ATGAACAGTTCGCCGCGCTATATTCAAATCCAAGACTTCATCCATGAGAAAATCAATTCTCACGTTTGGCTGCCTGGTAATAAGATCCCCACAGAGCTCGAATTAACCAAACAATTTAATGTCAGCCGGATGACAGTCAATAAAGCCATTCGCGATCTCGTCAACCAAGGTCTATTAACAAGAACCCCACGCTTGGGTACATTTGTATGTCAAAAAAAGGTTGAATCATCACTCAGTGATATTCGTAATATTGCTGATGAGATCCGTCAACGTGGTAAAATATACAGTAATAAAATACTGCGTCAGGTGACAATACAAGCGAATGATGAAATAGCGATGAGACTAGGCGTAAAACTTGACACATCCATTTTCTTTAGTGAAATCATACACTATGAGGACGATATTGCATTACAACTGGAACTACGTTGGGTCAATCCACAGTTTGCACCAGAGTACATAACACAGGATTTCAGTTTAGCGACACCGAATGAATACCTCACCAAAAATTGTCCATTAAGTTCAATTGAGCATACGGTTGAAGCGGTCATGCCAACCCAGTCTATCCAGCAGCACTTAAGCCTAACAGCGCTGCAACCTTGTTTGTTACTCAATCGTCGTACCTGGAGCAAGCAGTCTCTGATTAGTGTTGCCTTGCTTTATCATCCAGCAGATAAATACAAACTCAGCCTTAAAGCTGAAATATAG
- a CDS encoding rhodanese-like domain-containing protein translates to MPNNTNTFFYPAAPAQQANDFFAAKLACETDCSDVYAAIKGNSKANNKNFILLDVRSTEAFDKSHAITAVSMPHSEINSESFAKYDKDTLFVVYCWGPGCNGASRAGLKISALGFAVKEMIGGIHYWEDFERYPVNRRVTEVQQ, encoded by the coding sequence ATGCCTAACAATACAAACACATTCTTTTACCCAGCGGCACCGGCTCAACAAGCTAACGATTTTTTTGCGGCGAAACTTGCTTGCGAAACTGATTGTTCAGATGTGTATGCCGCTATTAAAGGAAATAGTAAAGCAAATAATAAAAACTTCATATTATTAGATGTACGCTCTACAGAAGCCTTTGATAAAAGCCATGCGATAACCGCTGTGAGTATGCCTCACAGTGAAATCAATAGTGAGTCATTCGCAAAATACGATAAGGACACTTTGTTTGTTGTCTATTGTTGGGGACCTGGTTGTAATGGTGCGTCCAGAGCAGGCTTAAAAATATCAGCGTTAGGGTTTGCGGTAAAAGAAATGATTGGTGGAATTCATTACTGGGAAGATTTTGAGCGATACCCTGTTAATCGTCGAGTGACCGAAGTTCAACAATAA